CGCACCTTATAAAACGAGAGTCAGACAATAATAGAGgtagaaaacaaatataaatatcagAATCTTttggtttgaaagaaagaaataatggAGCAACCACGTGAAAAAACGTCTTTTACTGCAAATCGAGAAATACTAGATTTGTATAATCTAGAAAGGACCGTCGCTGACACTGtcatagacattttttttttccttgtttggcTCCGAGTGTTATTCGTACTTATATAGTAtacataattttacaaaaatgaagcaaaaaaaaaaaaattaacttaagCATGTATTGGGtgtttttttgaaagaaatggCACTGGATTAAGCTTCTGTAACTTTTACGTACATGCAACTAAGTAATACTTAGATTAGATATAAgtggttactttttttttaacaatcgGTAGGATTATTTGCATGCATGGCAGTTCTAAGCCAAGTGTTAGAGGAGCTTGAGCAAGTGGCTCATGGAGGAAAACAGTTTTTAAGCTTTAATGTGTACTAATAAGTTAATAACAGTCCTGGTTGGGTCTACTACAAAAATAATGCATAAAGCCATAGTGATGACAGGTAAATGACTTGTGGTCACGAGGCTCCACACAACAACcgacaaaaaataaatacgACGACAATAAGTGCTGCTGAGCATGAGTCCATTTACATACACATCAAATTCAATTCAaagtgaaacagagagaatagaGACTAATCAGAGAGAAGATGGGCATGGCAACGAAGTCAGTTTCTACATTCGCCATCTACTTCATCCTCCTGTTTGTCTCTGGTAAATTATTGTAACTTACCACGTACTCACATATTTGTTAAACTTTGGGGTTCATACGATCCAATCCATAAAAGTATTTCTAAGGTCCGTGATCGCAGCATGCAACTTTCCATTATATGTGCTTAAATTTATCTGAGCAGAAATAGCTGAGATAGGAGCTCAGGATGGTAGCCAGTGCCTGAAAGAATACAGCGGTGCGCCTTTAAGCTATTGTACGGCAAGGATTTATCCATCGCTGTGTTATCATAAGTGTCGTTCGGTAAAGAGCGCGAAAGGTGGAAAATGCAATGGTCTTAAATGTTTCTGCGATTTCTGCAGCGGCAAACCTTCTGCGATCAGTTTCTAAGCAATGTTTGCATCTTGCATGTCATGTGTAATGGTTTGTGTAATAATGAAAGGTAAATGGTCCAACAAATAATGTAACGATGTAAGTAAAATCCAAATAAAGAGACGTTAGACTTTGATTGTGTTACTACTTACTAGCTAGAAGACATGATATATACgttagagacagagagagactCTGGTTTCTGTAAATCTGATTGTCACTCACGAGTGAACAAGAGATcttttatttgaattactagATGAttgataaaagttttaattaatgataattataaatttatattataggtCTGAGATCTAAATGGTAACACATATACTGAAAAATGGTTGAGGAATtggaagaaaatcaaaaatgttaatcaGAGAAATTGAGGAAAATTTGAGGAATCGAAGAATTAGTGTAATCGATGAAATTAGGATATTTGTggttttttacaaaattcactgtggattttttaaaataaattagtttttaaagttttatttttcttttgtcggaTATCAGCTTTTTATATGTGTGTATTAGGTGGTTTGTCGTGTTGTTAATAGGATAATGGCCATAAGGTCCTTTTCATAAAAAGTTACGTaacaatctttttaaaaataaacaaaaaaaaagtaataataatttttctttaaaaaaacaatttgataaaGATTCGTAaaatttcattgttttcttgGTCAAAACTTTGGTAGTCCCCAAATTCACCCAGAGTGAGGTCTcctagaaatatatatatgtcaaaccGATTTAAACCGGAACAAAACCTATATATTCCGGTTAATTTGAAGAGTGTGGTGATGACTAATGGCAGCTGTTGACTCGTGGTAATTAGTTTATAAATAGCACCACATCAATTGTTGAGCATCAGTACCTTTACAATATAATTAACCCCAaattaagaagagagacaaagagagagaatggCCATGGCAACGAAGTTAGTTTCTACTCTCGCCATCTTTTTCGTCCTCGTTTTGATGATCTCTGGTAAACTAACTAACCTTCGGTATTCTCGcatgtttgttttaaatttatgattcaTAGGGATccatacatatatgtatagtgTATTTCTCGCAGTCATATATGTGAACCTTCATTTGCTTAACTAACTATATGTGTATCTAAATTTGGGACAGAAGCTCATGCTGACGAGTGCCTGAAAGAATACGGTGGTGATGTTGGTTTCCAATTCTGTGCGCCTCGGATATTTCCGTCGTTTTGTGTTTCAAGGTGCCAAGCAGACAAAGGTGCTAAAGGTGGTAAATGCATCTGGGGAGATGACGGTGTTAAATGCTTATGCGACTTCTGCGGCGAAGAACTTACCGAACAGTTTATAAGACAAGTTTGAATCTTGCAAATGTCATGGTTTgcataataatccaataaataatgtaacgatgaataataatataaagcAACGACTTTGCTTTTGGGTTACATCGGTTTCCGTAATTCTGGTTGTTACATGTGAACAAgagatcttttaattttaaaattagtaattgatatgagattttttaataactcacaaaatataaatatttttgtcgGCCACAAAAACTCACGAAATAACAaaatcgtatatatatatatcggtcATAAATCGTAATCTTCCAAAggattataatttattatatgttcGATGTATATCATATACGACAAGAAAAACATCATATGGCGTCCGATTAATTTTAAGACTAATAGTAGTTAACTTCTGTTGAGTCATGTGACGTACTGACGTGTGAACAACTTCACAACAGTAATCGTCGGAATCGCTGGGATCGGACGCGGTCAAAACACGATCGGAGCAGCGTTTGGAGTTGCTACTCAGNACTCGTGGTAATTAGTTTATAAATAGCACCACATCAATTGTTGAGCATCAGTACCTTTACAATATAATTAACCCCAaattaagaagagagacaaagagagagaatggCCATGGCAACGAAGTTAGTTTCTACTCTCGCCATCTTTTTCGTCCTCGTTTTGATGATCTCTGGTAAACTAACTAACCTTCGGTATTCTCGcatgtttgttttaactttatGATTCATAGGGATccatacatatatgtatagtgTATTTCTCGCAGTCATATATGTGAACCTTCATTTGCTTAACTAACTATATGTGTATCTAAATTTGGGACAGAAGCTCATGCTGACGAGTGCCTGAAAGAATACGGTGGTGATGTTGGTTTCCAATTCTGTGCGCCTCGGATATTTCCGTCGTTTTGTGTTTCAAGGTGCCAAGCAGACAAAGGTGCTAAAGGTGGTAAATGCATCTGGGGAGATGACG
The sequence above is drawn from the Camelina sativa cultivar DH55 chromosome 4, Cs, whole genome shotgun sequence genome and encodes:
- the LOC104782881 gene encoding defensin-like protein 4, with the translated sequence MAMATKLVSTLAIFFVLVLMISEAHADECLKEYGGDVGFQFCAPRIFPSFCVSRCQADKGAKGGKCIWGDDGVKCLCDFCGEELTEQFIRQV
- the LOC104782880 gene encoding defensin-like protein 4 — protein: MAMATKLVSTLAIFFVLVLMISEAHADECLKEYGGDVGFQFCAPRIFPSFCVSRCQADKGAKGGKCIWGDDGVKCLCDFCGEELTEQFIRQV